The following coding sequences lie in one Arabidopsis thaliana chromosome 3, partial sequence genomic window:
- a CDS encoding Protein kinase superfamily protein, with translation MGCFGCCGGGEDFRRVSETGPKPVHNTGGYNGGHHQRADPPKNLPVIQMQPISVAAIPADELRDITDNYGSKSLIGEGSYGRVFYGILKSGKAAAIKKLDSSKQPDQEFLAQVSMVSRLRQENVVALLGYCVDGPLRVLAYEYAPNGSLHDILHGRKGVKGAQPGPVLSWHQRVKIAVGAARGLEYLHEKANPHVIHRDIKSSNVLLFDDDVAKIADFDLSNQAPDMAARLHSTRVLGTFGYHAPEYAMTGTLSTKSDVYSFGVVLLELLTGRKPVDHTLPRGQQSVVTWATPKLSEDKVKQCVDARLNGEYPPKAVAKLAAVAALCVQYEADFRPNMSIVVKALQPLLNPPRSAPQTPHRNPY, from the exons ATGGGCTGCTTTGgttgttgtggtggtggtgaggATTTCCGTAGAGTTTCTGAAACTGGACCAAAGCCAGTGCATAACACTGGAG GTTACAATGGAGGTCACCATCAAAGGGCAGATCCACCCAAAAACCTTCCAGTCATTCAGATGCAGCCTATCTCTGTTGCGGCCATTCCAGCTGATGAATTGAGGGATATAACGGATAACTATGGTTCAAAGTCCTTGATTGGTGAGGGTTCATATGGAAGAGTCTTTTATGGTATTCTTAAAAGTGGTAAAGCAGCTGCCATTAAGAAACTGGATTCTAGTAAGCAACCAGATCAAGAATTTCTCGCCCAG GTATCAATGGTTTCGAGATTGCGACAAGAAAATGTTGTTGCGCTTCTGGGCTATTGTGTTGATGGCCCACTCCGTGTTCTTGCTTATGAATATGCTCCTAATGGATCTCTTCATGATATTCTTCATG GTCGAAAAGGTGTTAAAGGGGCACAGCCAGGTCCTGTTCTGTCGTGGCACCAGAGAGTCAAAATTGCTGTTGGTGCGGCTAGAGGACTCGAGTACTTGCATGAGAAGGCAAACCCTCATGTTATCCACAGAGACATCAAATCCAGCAATGTACTTCTGTTCGATGATGATGTTGCCAAGAttgctgattttgatttgtccAACCAAGCCCCTGACATGGCTGCTCGCCTTCACTCAACCCGTGTGCTCGGAACCTTTGGCTATCACGCTCCAGA GTATGCAATGACGGGGACGTTGAGCACAAAGAGTGATGTCTATAGTTTTGGCGTTGTTCTGCTGGAGCTCCTCACAGGTCGTAAACCAGTTGATCATACCTTACCACGTGGACAGCAGAGTGTCGTGACATGG GCAACCCCTAAATTGAGTGAAGACAAGGTGAAGCAGTGTGTTGACGCAAGACTAAACGGAGAATATCCTCCCAAAGCTGTTGCTAAG CTGGCTGCGGTAGCTGCACTGTGTGTGCAATATGAGGCAGACTTCAGGCCTAACATGAGCATAGTGGTGAAG
- a CDS encoding F-box family protein (F-box family protein; CONTAINS InterPro DOMAIN/s: F-box domain, cyclin-like (InterPro:IPR001810), F-box domain, Skp2-like (InterPro:IPR022364); BEST Arabidopsis thaliana protein match is: F-box and associated interaction domains-containing protein (TAIR:AT3G17620.1); Has 879 Blast hits to 873 proteins in 14 species: Archae - 0; Bacteria - 0; Metazoa - 0; Fungi - 0; Plants - 877; Viruses - 0; Other Eukaryotes - 2 (source: NCBI BLink).) codes for MMTLSDLPSDLAEEVLSKIPVTSLRGVRATCKKWNTLSKDRSFTRKHLAQAKAAAAREFMVVMVMDFQVYLMGINLHKDVDATINGQGKLISLDDSNQVDISYVYHCDSLVLCIPKDCARLVVWNPYWGQTLWFKPTSLRHFPHWYMYAIGYQMRRGNRDAKTSRWLLTCRPTTKTITKNTIDHL; via the coding sequence ATGATGACATTGTCCGATCTTCCAAGTGATTTGGCAGAGGAGGTTCTGTCTAAGATTCCGGTGACATCTCTGAGAGGGGTCAGAGCTACTTGCAAAAAGTGGAACACTTTATCCAAAGATCGGAGCTTTACAAGGAAACACCTTGCTCAAGCCAAAGCAGCGGCAGCAAGGGAGTTTATGGTGGTCATGGTGATGGATTTTCAGGTTTATTTGATGGGCATCAATCTCCATAAGGACGTTGACGCAACTATAAACGGTCAAGGTAAACTTATTAGCTTAGACGATTCCAATCAAGTCGATATATCTTACGTCTATCACTGCGACAGTTTAGTCTTATGCATCCCAAAAGACTGCGCTAGGCTTGTTGTTTGGAATCCGTATTGGGGCCAAACCTTATGGTTCAAGCCCACTAGTCTTCGCCATTTTCCGCACTGGTATATGTATGCTATTGGATACCAGATGCGAAGAGGAAACCGAGACGCGAAAACTTCAAGGTGGTTGTTGACTTGTAGACCGACGACCAAAACTATCACAAAGAACACGATCGATCACCTTTGA